A single region of the Thermoplasmata archaeon genome encodes:
- a CDS encoding ornithine cyclodeaminase family protein: MPPFLLTEKDVEGLLRMDDALGAVEEGLRALGRGEATNRPRQRVGTREATVNIMLASWPARGYAGFKYYTTSRAGIRFWVHLFDIASGELVAVIQANRLGQQRTGAASGVATKYLARSDASTVGIVGTGWQAESQLEAVCAVRSIRRIHCYARDKAHRDAFATKMSSVLGVTVQATGSAEEAIRDADVAIAATNAPRPVIHGEWLRAGCHINAIGANRLETRELDDAAARRCAFVATDSIEQAKEEGGDLVEPMKRGLITWDRIHEIGEVIAGKVEGRTNVDDITLFKSHGVAIEDVAVAAFVYERARDRGIGKPVSL, encoded by the coding sequence ATGCCGCCGTTTCTCCTGACGGAAAAGGACGTCGAGGGCCTCCTTCGGATGGACGACGCGTTGGGGGCCGTCGAGGAAGGGCTGCGGGCGTTGGGGCGAGGCGAGGCCACGAACCGACCGCGCCAACGGGTCGGAACGCGGGAGGCCACGGTTAACATCATGCTCGCGTCGTGGCCGGCGCGGGGATACGCCGGGTTCAAGTATTACACGACATCCCGAGCGGGGATCCGATTCTGGGTTCACCTCTTCGACATCGCCTCTGGGGAACTCGTCGCGGTGATTCAGGCGAACCGGCTCGGACAGCAGCGGACCGGTGCGGCATCCGGCGTTGCGACGAAATACCTCGCTCGATCCGATGCATCGACGGTCGGCATCGTCGGGACGGGGTGGCAGGCGGAGAGTCAACTGGAGGCGGTCTGCGCGGTCCGCTCCATCCGGCGAATCCATTGCTACGCTCGGGACAAGGCGCATCGCGACGCCTTCGCGACCAAGATGTCCTCCGTCCTCGGGGTGACCGTTCAAGCGACGGGGTCGGCCGAGGAGGCGATTCGTGACGCCGACGTTGCCATCGCGGCGACGAACGCGCCTCGGCCCGTCATCCACGGAGAGTGGCTGCGAGCGGGTTGTCACATCAACGCGATCGGAGCGAATCGACTCGAGACTCGGGAACTCGATGACGCCGCGGCTCGTCGATGCGCGTTCGTAGCGACCGATTCGATCGAGCAGGCGAAGGAGGAAGGTGGCGACCTTGTCGAACCGATGAAACGCGGCCTGATCACCTGGGACCGCATCCACGAAATCGGCGAAGTCATCGCGGGCAAAGTCGAGGGCCGCACGAACGTCGACGACATCACGTTGTTCAAGTCTCATGGAGTGGCGATCGAGGATGTCGCCGTGGCTGCGTTCGTCTACGAGCGCGCCAGGGACCGCGGAATCGGCAAGCCCGTCTCCTTGTGA
- a CDS encoding pyridoxal phosphate-dependent aminotransferase, whose amino-acid sequence MDFPTFEHLHYYDRVRDVRLNISYSNVQQFTFGEFHRELPNDLDLNWTNTNGPEALRKMIASRHGTRADRVLMTTGATEGNFLVNASLVRPGDRVLVDSPTYSPLRDVPTGLGADVIRIPRSCDDGWQLDLERWREEAKQGARLLVFANLGNPTSAALSKSEIQELADIARDSGGYVLVDETFRELAFDKTPPSAATFGPRMIALSTVTKVCGLGTLRSGWVVADPDLLERFGRLKDYTSGGNSALGQLLASWALERWDFFLDRAKRILTRNRMLVSEALAEMPALQGDVPPWGTVLFPHSTVDVPALGETLQGKFKTVIAQGRFFGLDDHFRLGLGGDTDELQQGLENLRKALRAAS is encoded by the coding sequence GTGGACTTCCCGACCTTCGAGCACCTGCACTATTACGACCGGGTGCGGGACGTCCGGCTGAACATCTCCTATTCGAACGTGCAGCAATTCACCTTCGGGGAATTCCACCGGGAGCTGCCGAACGACCTCGACCTGAACTGGACGAACACGAACGGCCCGGAGGCGCTCCGGAAGATGATCGCGAGCCGTCACGGGACGCGTGCCGATCGCGTCCTCATGACGACCGGCGCCACCGAGGGCAACTTTCTCGTGAACGCGTCGCTGGTGCGGCCGGGCGACCGGGTCCTCGTCGACTCGCCGACGTACTCGCCGTTGCGGGACGTGCCGACCGGACTCGGTGCGGACGTGATCCGAATTCCGCGAAGCTGCGACGATGGATGGCAGCTCGACCTCGAGCGGTGGAGGGAGGAAGCGAAGCAGGGGGCTCGGTTGCTCGTATTCGCCAACCTGGGCAACCCGACCTCGGCCGCCCTTTCGAAGTCGGAGATCCAGGAACTGGCGGACATCGCCCGAGATTCCGGCGGATACGTGCTCGTCGACGAGACGTTTCGAGAACTCGCGTTTGACAAGACGCCCCCCAGCGCCGCCACGTTCGGTCCCAGGATGATTGCCCTTTCGACGGTGACCAAGGTGTGCGGACTCGGGACGCTCCGATCCGGGTGGGTCGTCGCCGATCCGGACCTATTGGAGCGGTTCGGCCGCCTGAAAGACTACACGTCGGGCGGAAATTCGGCGCTCGGTCAGTTGCTCGCAAGCTGGGCGCTCGAACGATGGGACTTCTTCCTCGATCGAGCGAAGCGCATCTTGACCCGGAACCGCATGCTCGTGAGCGAGGCGCTGGCGGAGATGCCGGCCCTCCAAGGAGATGTTCCGCCGTGGGGTACCGTCCTCTTCCCCCACAGCACGGTCGATGTCCCCGCCCTCGGGGAGACCCTTCAAGGGAAGTTCAAGACCGTGATCGCGCAAGGCCGGTTCTTCGGGCTGGACGATCACTTCCGCCTTGGGTTGGGCGGCGACACGGACGAGTTGCAACAGGGCCTCGAGAACCTTCGGAAGGCACTCCGAGCAGCCTCATAG
- a CDS encoding DUF2148 domain-containing protein — translation MDQNEMFTEVVENVAKMCAVSAMTAPKSGGQLFLKGSRPFIETTIVKDKETLHRLAEWLRARGTKLKNPIFFRDADTTEKVDLILFIGLEKWYPPMYDCGACGYGTCNEFLRATPAHHVQESEDWEFLGPICQLRCVDLGIAVGSAAKLASMNNVDTRCQTRVAAAARHLGVIQSDLAVALSMSVSHKSIFFDKKIPQVDFEALSTVGARPAGA, via the coding sequence ATGGACCAGAACGAGATGTTCACAGAAGTGGTGGAAAACGTCGCGAAGATGTGCGCCGTCAGCGCGATGACCGCTCCAAAGAGCGGAGGGCAGCTGTTCCTCAAAGGATCCAGGCCCTTCATTGAGACCACGATCGTCAAGGACAAGGAAACGCTCCACCGCCTCGCGGAATGGCTTCGGGCTCGGGGAACGAAACTGAAGAACCCCATTTTCTTCCGCGACGCCGACACCACGGAGAAGGTCGATCTGATTTTATTCATCGGACTGGAGAAGTGGTACCCGCCGATGTACGACTGCGGCGCGTGCGGTTACGGCACCTGCAACGAATTCCTGCGGGCCACTCCGGCCCATCATGTCCAGGAGTCCGAGGATTGGGAATTCCTCGGACCCATTTGCCAGCTTCGCTGTGTGGACCTAGGGATTGCGGTGGGATCCGCCGCGAAACTCGCGAGCATGAACAACGTGGACACCCGCTGCCAGACCCGAGTCGCCGCGGCCGCGAGGCATCTCGGGGTCATTCAGTCGGACCTGGCCGTCGCGCTGTCGATGAGCGTGTCTCACAAGAGTATTTTTTTCGACAAGAAGATTCCTCAGGTCGACTTCGAAGCGCTGTCAACAGTCGGAGCGCGACCGGCGGGTGCATGA
- a CDS encoding class I SAM-dependent methyltransferase, whose product MKGPLLYHVVRLLQPERVLETGVASGVSSLFVLKALSDNSKGSLTSIDLPNADPGARIPPGAESGWIVPESLRSRWDLRIGDARILLPEVLGQFGGIQIFMHDSRHTYDHMMWEFETAWPFIDMGGLLLSDDALSNDAFKTFCHRKRCRSYLVVGFGLAMKG is encoded by the coding sequence GTGAAGGGGCCGCTCCTGTACCACGTTGTACGTTTACTCCAGCCGGAGAGGGTCTTAGAGACGGGGGTAGCGTCCGGGGTGTCCTCACTTTTCGTCCTGAAGGCCTTGAGCGACAACTCGAAAGGGAGTCTGACATCCATTGATCTCCCGAACGCAGATCCCGGAGCTCGGATTCCGCCCGGTGCCGAGAGCGGGTGGATTGTCCCAGAATCGCTTCGAAGCAGATGGGATCTTCGAATAGGGGACGCTCGGATTCTCCTGCCGGAAGTGCTCGGCCAATTCGGGGGAATCCAGATCTTCATGCATGATAGCCGGCACACCTATGATCACATGATGTGGGAATTCGAGACGGCGTGGCCATTTATTGATATGGGCGGATTACTCCTCTCAGACGATGCATTGTCGAACGACGCGTTCAAAACCTTTTGTCATCGAAAAAGGTGCAGATCCTACTTGGTCGTCGGGTTCGGGTTGGCGATGAAGGGATAA
- a CDS encoding ATP-dependent helicase: MLHRVRTASTKDEVLGLMEPLIRDWFRSKFKGLTEPQAYAVPLIHGGKNVLVSSPTGSGKTLTAFLSIINELYAKQLRGELEDRIYCLYVSPLKALANDINRNLEEPLRELTALAAKEGKPEPAIRVGVRSGDTSSQERQKQARTPPHIFITTPESLAIILSTPKFREAFASVDWVILDEIHEVCSSKRGSLLAICLERLREQTGRDFVRIGLSATIAPIEEEAKFLAGYEDGKVRDMHIVEVDTRKDLDLAVLCPVKDITAVPMEVANARMYDLLSGLIDEHRTTLIFTNTRSGTEHVSFRLKERGVEDLEAHHGSLSKVTRLDVEQKLKDGRLKAAVSSTSLELGIDIGYIDLVVQIGSPKSVAKGLQRIGRAGHAYGETAVGRMIAFEPWDLMECATLAKAAYDARIDRVDIPANPLDVLAQALVAMSLEKRWDVDEAFELARRSYPFHDLPKKDFLAVLDYLSSRNPDIKVFAKVWFDEEEGRFGKKKGTRMIYYTNVGTIPEEGTYHVFSERGSPLGELSEKFVEYLSPSDIFVLGGRTYQFVRARGTSVYVKDASGRRPTVPSWTGEMLPRSFDLSIAVGEFRRDLAAKIAKDGDAAAREWLMHQYRVDAGSARSLVSYVQEQEALIKDLPTDRQVLIEGYIDVKGNRNLIFHFPFGRRVNDALSRAYAFAITEAHHSNVRVSVTDDNFMLTVPKRIELDGVAKLVTSKTLEDLLRRAIRNTELFKQRFRHCATRSFMILRNYKGREVSIGRQQLRSQRVLDWLHEISDFPVVKETYNEILNMVMDLDHAREVLGRIEAGEIAVRQSDFGHLPSPFAHNVVLQGVSDLVLMEDRSALLRELHRKVLERVMPTDQISSIQFQPAEIAEYFRRKLPKIARREDLLAYLDRVGDANVLQQKGRNAFEVATASFADVRKWAGLLMDEGLIESVWTPQGIHWTPKDHVPTYVAVYAQRSRLKPPEERLLALIREKPRSHKELLRTTKIAKDPLNEALRKLERAYVIGRKGVEETVYFAREPTRGNFEEALDKILTKRLEVDGPASAQELAVVLGLEPELVEEVLRDLESEGTVSSGHFLVDKEFQFMLTRDLQRLQRKGETREVFEETQLKAFLLDKQFRSIETLDDFFDRFLEGGMVLDIYNHTARFDYKEWLRRRESGDILEGRFLNGRVRYVRSKDVPLFLSAFPRSPLTEFETKVLDVIRGAEGIDLWAITSKLRAEREQVKEALEKLDYDVYVIRKFQGDGWTARNLYVAFDPPHAKAADAFETLVRRFLAAYGPVPFSGIREWARFEWDDLERLLDRLEEDGVVTRILVTGKAESEMYVLAEDLPALRKTAGKPASDPMRVLSLLDPWTQPLWAQVASRYGEGWFFPLVKDGDLVGMAEVWEMSGCIEVRELDLGSPELLEEAIGALTRMMAFYAMRGVDVLRVTRFQAKDVPEVEDLSAWTRAGFVRFSDFLAHGPIVPRDFDKRDLLACVLHRQGIAPEARFPDPIAAAKALGGLRSDFAARLRVQEFRPLERLHRNGLLAKGLVIPEYWTFCLEEDLGLFKAAKGTRLTKEMKVVLKLIEEEGPISRPRLLALSDLSRPATAEALRKLYEGLHVTRDATNRYRPVPDSKIGRDDARREVLRRILKSLGVTSAESLAAYARFEYNMGEIRQRLREFEREGWLTKGFLARGERTVMWIVKEDLDRIGRLEFRRKFVLTPQDNLFLYVRDAVSQKFHMGSCYVVFDGPEIVAAFKARRRKWELVVTEFQGDASARRTVDAWEAENELAVEEEVPRISDHEVMEWYAKMYGHGLADR; this comes from the coding sequence TTGTTACATAGAGTGCGCACGGCGTCCACGAAGGACGAGGTCCTCGGCCTGATGGAGCCTCTGATCCGGGACTGGTTCCGGTCCAAGTTCAAAGGCCTGACGGAGCCGCAGGCGTATGCCGTGCCGCTCATCCACGGAGGCAAGAACGTCCTCGTGTCGTCTCCGACGGGCAGCGGCAAGACCCTCACGGCGTTCCTGTCGATCATCAACGAGCTGTACGCGAAGCAGTTGCGCGGCGAGCTCGAAGACCGGATCTACTGCCTGTACGTGTCCCCGCTCAAGGCCCTCGCGAACGACATCAACCGCAACTTGGAGGAACCGCTCCGCGAGCTCACGGCCCTCGCGGCGAAGGAAGGCAAGCCGGAACCCGCGATCCGCGTCGGCGTGCGGTCCGGCGATACGTCCTCGCAGGAGCGGCAGAAGCAGGCCCGGACGCCGCCGCACATCTTCATCACGACGCCGGAGAGCCTGGCGATCATCCTCAGCACGCCGAAGTTCCGCGAGGCCTTCGCCAGCGTCGACTGGGTGATCCTCGACGAGATTCACGAGGTCTGCTCCTCGAAGCGCGGCTCCCTCTTGGCGATTTGCCTCGAGCGCTTACGGGAGCAGACGGGCCGCGACTTCGTCCGCATCGGCCTGAGCGCGACGATCGCGCCGATCGAGGAGGAGGCGAAGTTCCTCGCCGGCTACGAGGACGGCAAGGTCCGGGACATGCACATCGTCGAGGTCGACACGCGCAAGGACCTCGACCTCGCGGTTCTCTGTCCGGTCAAAGACATTACCGCTGTGCCGATGGAAGTCGCGAACGCGCGGATGTACGACCTCCTGAGCGGGCTAATCGACGAGCACCGCACGACGCTGATCTTCACGAACACCCGGAGCGGGACGGAACACGTGTCGTTCCGCCTGAAGGAGCGTGGCGTGGAGGACCTCGAAGCGCATCACGGCTCCCTATCGAAAGTCACGCGCCTCGATGTCGAGCAGAAATTGAAGGACGGGCGGCTCAAGGCGGCCGTCTCGTCGACCTCGCTCGAGTTGGGGATCGACATCGGCTACATCGACCTCGTCGTGCAGATCGGCTCGCCGAAGTCCGTCGCCAAGGGCCTCCAGCGGATCGGCCGCGCCGGCCATGCCTACGGCGAAACGGCCGTCGGCCGGATGATCGCCTTCGAGCCGTGGGACCTCATGGAGTGCGCGACCCTCGCGAAGGCCGCGTACGACGCGCGGATCGACCGGGTCGACATCCCGGCGAACCCGCTCGACGTCCTCGCGCAGGCGCTCGTCGCGATGTCCCTCGAGAAGCGGTGGGACGTCGACGAGGCGTTCGAGCTCGCCCGCCGCTCGTATCCGTTCCACGATCTCCCGAAGAAGGACTTCCTCGCCGTGCTGGACTATCTCTCCTCCCGCAACCCGGACATCAAGGTCTTCGCCAAGGTCTGGTTCGACGAGGAGGAGGGCCGCTTTGGAAAGAAGAAAGGCACCCGGATGATCTACTACACGAACGTCGGTACGATCCCCGAGGAGGGCACGTACCACGTCTTCTCGGAGCGCGGCTCGCCGCTCGGCGAGCTGAGCGAGAAGTTCGTGGAGTACCTGAGCCCGAGCGACATCTTCGTGCTCGGCGGGAGGACGTACCAATTCGTCCGCGCTCGCGGCACGTCCGTGTACGTGAAGGACGCCTCCGGCCGACGGCCGACCGTGCCTTCGTGGACCGGAGAGATGCTCCCGCGGTCGTTCGATCTCTCGATCGCGGTCGGGGAGTTCCGCCGCGACCTCGCGGCGAAGATCGCGAAGGACGGCGACGCCGCCGCGCGCGAATGGCTCATGCACCAGTACCGCGTCGACGCGGGCTCCGCGCGGTCGCTCGTCTCCTACGTCCAGGAGCAGGAGGCGCTCATCAAGGACCTCCCGACGGACCGCCAGGTCCTGATCGAGGGCTACATCGACGTGAAGGGGAACCGGAACCTCATCTTCCATTTCCCGTTCGGCCGGCGGGTGAACGACGCCCTGAGCCGGGCGTACGCGTTCGCGATCACGGAGGCCCACCACTCGAACGTCCGGGTGAGCGTGACGGACGACAACTTCATGCTCACGGTCCCGAAGCGGATTGAGCTCGACGGCGTCGCTAAGCTCGTCACGAGCAAGACCCTCGAGGACCTCCTGCGCCGCGCGATCCGCAACACGGAGCTGTTCAAGCAGCGCTTCCGGCACTGCGCCACGCGATCGTTCATGATCCTCCGGAACTACAAGGGCCGCGAGGTCTCGATCGGCCGGCAGCAGTTGAGGTCGCAGCGGGTGCTCGACTGGCTCCACGAGATCAGCGACTTCCCCGTGGTCAAGGAGACGTACAACGAGATCCTGAATATGGTCATGGACCTCGACCACGCTCGGGAGGTCCTGGGGCGGATCGAGGCGGGCGAGATCGCAGTGCGGCAGAGCGACTTCGGCCACCTGCCGTCGCCGTTCGCGCACAACGTCGTGCTGCAGGGCGTCTCCGACCTCGTCCTCATGGAGGACCGTTCCGCGCTCCTGCGGGAGCTGCACCGCAAGGTCCTCGAGCGCGTCATGCCGACGGACCAGATCAGCTCGATCCAGTTCCAGCCCGCGGAGATCGCCGAGTACTTCCGCCGCAAGCTGCCCAAGATCGCCCGCCGGGAGGACCTCCTGGCGTACCTCGACCGCGTCGGCGACGCGAACGTGCTCCAGCAGAAGGGCCGCAACGCATTCGAGGTCGCGACCGCATCCTTCGCCGACGTCCGGAAGTGGGCCGGCCTGCTCATGGACGAAGGCCTGATCGAGAGCGTCTGGACGCCGCAGGGCATCCATTGGACGCCGAAGGACCACGTCCCGACGTACGTCGCCGTGTACGCGCAGCGGTCCCGGCTCAAGCCGCCGGAGGAGAGGCTCCTCGCCCTGATCCGCGAGAAGCCGCGGTCCCACAAGGAGCTCCTCCGCACGACCAAGATCGCGAAGGACCCGCTGAACGAGGCGCTCCGGAAGCTCGAGCGGGCCTACGTGATCGGCCGAAAGGGCGTCGAGGAGACCGTGTACTTCGCGCGCGAGCCGACGCGGGGGAACTTCGAGGAGGCGCTCGACAAGATCCTCACGAAGCGGCTCGAGGTGGACGGACCGGCGTCCGCGCAGGAGCTCGCCGTGGTCCTGGGCCTGGAGCCCGAGCTCGTCGAGGAGGTCCTGCGGGACCTCGAGTCCGAGGGCACGGTGTCGTCGGGCCACTTCCTCGTCGACAAGGAGTTTCAATTCATGCTCACGCGGGACCTGCAACGTCTCCAGCGGAAAGGGGAGACGCGCGAGGTCTTCGAGGAAACCCAGCTCAAGGCGTTCCTCCTCGACAAGCAATTCCGTTCGATTGAGACGCTCGACGATTTCTTCGACCGGTTCCTCGAAGGCGGCATGGTCCTCGACATCTACAATCACACCGCCCGGTTCGATTACAAGGAGTGGCTCCGGCGGCGAGAATCCGGCGACATCCTCGAAGGCCGTTTCCTGAACGGACGCGTGCGTTACGTGCGCTCGAAGGACGTCCCCCTGTTCCTGTCCGCCTTCCCACGGAGCCCCCTGACGGAGTTCGAGACGAAGGTCCTCGACGTGATCCGCGGAGCGGAAGGGATCGACCTCTGGGCCATCACGTCGAAGCTCCGCGCGGAGCGGGAACAGGTCAAGGAAGCCCTGGAGAAGCTCGACTACGACGTCTACGTGATCCGGAAGTTCCAGGGCGACGGATGGACGGCTCGCAACCTCTACGTCGCCTTCGACCCGCCGCACGCGAAAGCCGCGGACGCCTTCGAGACGCTCGTGAGGCGCTTCTTGGCGGCGTATGGCCCGGTGCCGTTCTCCGGGATCCGGGAGTGGGCGCGGTTCGAGTGGGACGATCTCGAGCGGCTCCTGGACCGCCTCGAGGAAGACGGCGTCGTCACGCGCATCCTGGTGACGGGCAAGGCGGAGTCGGAGATGTACGTCCTCGCGGAGGACCTGCCGGCGCTCCGGAAGACTGCCGGCAAGCCCGCGTCGGATCCGATGCGCGTCCTCTCCCTCCTCGATCCGTGGACGCAGCCGCTCTGGGCCCAGGTCGCGAGCCGCTACGGCGAAGGCTGGTTCTTCCCGCTCGTCAAGGACGGCGACCTCGTCGGCATGGCCGAGGTGTGGGAGATGAGCGGGTGCATCGAGGTCCGGGAGCTGGACCTCGGATCGCCCGAACTGTTGGAGGAAGCGATCGGCGCCCTGACGCGCATGATGGCGTTCTACGCGATGCGCGGCGTCGACGTGTTGCGCGTCACGCGATTCCAGGCGAAGGACGTCCCCGAGGTCGAGGACCTGTCCGCGTGGACGCGCGCGGGCTTCGTCCGTTTCTCCGACTTCCTCGCCCACGGCCCGATCGTGCCGCGGGACTTCGACAAGCGCGACCTCCTCGCGTGCGTCCTCCATCGACAGGGGATCGCCCCGGAGGCCCGGTTCCCCGACCCGATCGCCGCGGCGAAGGCGCTCGGCGGCCTGCGATCGGATTTCGCGGCCCGCCTACGCGTCCAGGAGTTCCGCCCCCTCGAGCGGCTCCACCGCAACGGGTTGCTCGCGAAAGGGCTCGTCATCCCGGAGTACTGGACGTTCTGCTTGGAAGAGGACCTCGGCCTCTTCAAGGCGGCGAAAGGCACGCGGCTCACGAAGGAGATGAAGGTCGTCCTCAAGCTGATCGAGGAGGAGGGCCCGATCTCGCGCCCGCGGCTCCTCGCCCTCTCGGACCTCAGCCGCCCCGCGACCGCGGAGGCGCTGCGCAAGCTGTACGAAGGCCTGCACGTGACCCGTGATGCGACGAACCGATACCGTCCGGTCCCGGACTCCAAGATCGGCCGGGACGACGCGCGCCGCGAGGTCCTTCGTCGGATCCTGAAGAGCCTCGGGGTCACGTCGGCGGAATCCCTGGCCGCGTATGCGCGTTTCGAGTACAACATGGGGGAGATCCGCCAGCGGCTCCGGGAGTTCGAGCGGGAGGGGTGGCTCACGAAAGGGTTCCTCGCGCGCGGCGAGCGAACGGTGATGTGGATCGTGAAGGAAGACCTCGACCGGATCGGCCGCCTCGAGTTCCGGCGCAAGTTCGTCCTCACCCCGCAAGACAACCTCTTCCTCTACGTCCGTGACGCGGTCTCCCAAAAATTCCACATGGGCTCGTGCTACGTCGTCTTCGACGGACCGGAGATCGTCGCGGCGTTCAAGGCCCGACGGCGGAAGTGGGAACTCGTGGTGACGGAGTTCCAGGGCGACGCCTCCGCGCGGCGGACCGTCGACGCGTGGGAGGCCGAGAACGAACTCGCCGTCGAGGAGGAGGTCCCGCGGATCTCCGATCACGAGGTCATGGAGTGGTACGCGAAGATGTACGGCCACGGGTTGGCGGACCGCTGA
- a CDS encoding thiolase family protein, translating into MTDVVIAGACRTPVGKYGRAFRNVEAVRLGSTVVAEAVNRTGLVPADIEEVLMGNVIAAGLGQNPARQAALFGGLPDRVGAVTINKVCGSGLQAVMFASDMIRAGSAEILLAGGMESMSRAPYLVKEARWGTGINNVPFVDAMVSDGLWDAYNQFHMGITGEIVAEKFHVTREEMDRFAFESQRRAAAATQEGRFKEQIIPVEVPGANRVEVDEGIRTDTSLEKLARLPPVFREGGQVTAGNASQLSDGAAAMVVMSEAAAERHGVKPLARVVTYNTVGVKPESVMEAPIPGVRKLLKQTGFSVEDIDLFEHNEAYAAASLVVMRELGIPHDKFNVNGGAVALGHPIGCSGARVLTTLMYAMKDRNAKRGLATLCLGGGNAVSMIVERP; encoded by the coding sequence CTGACCGATGTCGTGATCGCCGGTGCCTGTCGGACCCCGGTGGGCAAGTACGGGCGGGCGTTCCGGAACGTCGAGGCGGTGCGGCTCGGGAGCACGGTCGTCGCGGAGGCGGTGAACCGCACGGGGCTCGTGCCCGCGGACATCGAGGAGGTCCTCATGGGCAATGTGATCGCGGCAGGCCTCGGGCAGAACCCGGCGCGGCAAGCCGCACTCTTCGGTGGACTGCCGGACCGCGTCGGAGCGGTGACGATCAACAAGGTCTGCGGCTCCGGGTTGCAGGCGGTCATGTTCGCCTCGGACATGATCCGCGCCGGCTCCGCGGAGATCCTCCTCGCGGGCGGGATGGAGTCGATGAGCCGAGCCCCATACCTGGTGAAGGAGGCCCGCTGGGGCACCGGGATCAACAACGTCCCGTTCGTCGACGCGATGGTGAGCGACGGCCTCTGGGACGCGTACAACCAGTTCCACATGGGCATCACGGGCGAGATCGTGGCAGAGAAGTTCCACGTCACGCGCGAAGAGATGGACCGCTTCGCGTTCGAGAGCCAGCGGCGCGCGGCCGCCGCGACCCAGGAAGGCCGGTTCAAGGAGCAGATCATCCCCGTCGAGGTCCCCGGCGCGAACCGCGTCGAAGTCGACGAGGGCATCCGAACGGACACTTCCCTCGAGAAGCTCGCGAGGCTCCCGCCGGTGTTCCGGGAGGGCGGTCAGGTGACGGCCGGGAATGCGTCGCAGTTAAGCGACGGGGCGGCGGCGATGGTCGTGATGTCCGAGGCCGCGGCAGAGCGCCACGGCGTGAAGCCGCTCGCCCGCGTCGTCACGTACAACACGGTCGGCGTGAAGCCGGAGTCGGTCATGGAAGCGCCGATCCCCGGCGTCCGGAAGCTCCTGAAGCAGACCGGCTTCTCGGTCGAGGACATCGACCTGTTCGAGCACAACGAGGCGTACGCCGCCGCGAGCCTCGTGGTGATGCGCGAGCTCGGGATCCCGCACGACAAGTTCAACGTCAACGGCGGCGCGGTCGCGCTCGGCCACCCGATCGGCTGCAGCGGCGCGCGCGTGCTCACGACCCTCATGTACGCGATGAAAGACCGCAACGCGAAGCGAGGCCTCGCGACCTTATGCCTCGGCGGCGGTAATGCGGTATCGATGATCGTCGAGCGGCCTTGA
- a CDS encoding YncE family protein, with amino-acid sequence MMGLRLLGYVELPAHAKDGGFDHAAVHRASFRLYVAHTSNDCVDVVDSLSNRFLRSIPGLKGVAGVLVSDERNLMFAANRAENTVSIFAADSGEEMVRLAVGIRPNGLAFDPSRGLLLVANVGDAGVRNSSTVSLVDVDQKAVTGTVVLPGRPRWAVHDGPTAAFYLNIADPPLIVRIDAKSPSGTREAYEIPAKGPHGLDLDPRGRQLFCACDGGKLVAVDVDSGEVRSVGELSGAPDVVYFNAALNRVYVAVGDPGVIDVFDARRMKLLETVPTEKGAHTLAIDQQENKVYAFLPATHRAAACQDE; translated from the coding sequence TTGATGGGTCTCCGGCTCTTGGGCTATGTCGAGCTTCCCGCGCATGCGAAGGATGGCGGTTTCGATCATGCCGCGGTCCATCGTGCTTCCTTCAGGCTCTACGTCGCCCACACTTCGAACGATTGTGTCGATGTCGTGGACTCTCTCTCCAATCGATTCCTCCGGTCGATTCCCGGACTGAAGGGAGTCGCGGGCGTCCTCGTATCGGATGAGCGCAATCTCATGTTCGCCGCAAATCGTGCAGAGAACACGGTTAGCATTTTCGCCGCGGACAGCGGGGAGGAAATGGTGAGACTTGCCGTGGGCATTCGCCCCAATGGGCTCGCCTTCGATCCCTCGCGCGGTCTCTTACTCGTGGCGAATGTTGGCGATGCAGGCGTCCGGAACTCCTCGACCGTTTCGCTGGTCGATGTCGACCAGAAGGCCGTCACCGGTACCGTGGTGCTTCCGGGGCGCCCTCGGTGGGCCGTGCACGACGGGCCGACGGCTGCTTTCTACCTGAATATCGCGGATCCGCCGCTCATCGTGCGAATCGATGCGAAGAGTCCTTCGGGAACTCGGGAGGCCTACGAGATTCCCGCCAAGGGACCCCATGGCCTCGACCTCGACCCGCGCGGGAGACAGCTCTTCTGCGCCTGTGACGGAGGGAAGCTGGTCGCGGTCGACGTAGACTCGGGGGAGGTCCGGTCGGTTGGGGAACTCAGCGGCGCGCCGGACGTTGTTTACTTCAACGCCGCGCTGAACCGTGTCTACGTCGCCGTCGGAGACCCTGGAGTGATCGATGTCTTCGACGCGAGGCGCATGAAGCTCCTCGAAACCGTGCCGACGGAGAAGGGAGCCCACACATTGGCGATCGACCAACAGGAAAACAAGGTGTACGCCTTCCTGCCTGCCACCCACCGGGCGGCGGCATGTCAAGACGAGTGA